The Vitis riparia cultivar Riparia Gloire de Montpellier isolate 1030 chromosome 3, EGFV_Vit.rip_1.0, whole genome shotgun sequence genome segment AAAATACAATTGTATCCAGGGAaatttatgtaaccatacatCAGAGGGCAAAAATTTGCTTTTTgggaattttactttttatttttgaaagtcaATGGATTTTGGGGATAATAAATACCTTTCCATACACTATAATAGTGATATTGAGatctttccaaaaatttccTCCTACACTTTAAACACCTCTTCCAATTGAATCAACTACTTGGAAAAACCACCATGGGCAGCTTCGGAGTTGGGATTTTCAAACAAGTCAAGTTACAAGTACAGTTCTTGATTTTTAGGTCTGACTCACAATTATTCGGCTTGTGAATTTTAGTTTTTGGCCATTTTGTGAACTGTTGGATGTGAATTTGATTGGATTAGTTGATCTTGTACTAGGGTTTCATGTTTTGTGtggttttgttttcttggtGCAAAGTTAGTGTAGGATTTGATGAGGGTTTTGTTTGATCGTTTGGGTTTTGTGGTGTGATTAATGGgcattttttttgggttttgtttcTTGGGTTTGGCttgaatttttaatgtttttgaagTGTTAATTGGGTTGATCTGGATGGTGGGTATTGAATTGGGTTGATTTTTCACTTAGTGAAATGAGGAACTGTATTGGAGAGTGCGACCTTGGTGGGTTTTGATTTGTAGAGCTTTGGGCTTATAGGAGCTGAAATTATAGGGTTGTTTGGCAGAGGGttgtttgagaaaataaatggaaatgacATTGAAAATAAGTTTGGTTAGGGGATTGGGAAACCTGatcaaaaaaccattttcaatcTGGAAATggatcatttttaggaaatgttaaactagtaattcctttttttttcttttttctttttaataaaaatggaagctctttaagaattgaaaatcaTCGAGGAAAAAAGTTCATTCATTATATGATAAGttgataaataaacatatttataatgCAAATTGCACGAAACAATTGTTGGGTCTAACTCAGTAGTCTCATATTCAACAAGGGATGATGATATTAGATTGCAATCACAAGAATTTTATCAAAGATgtgttgaatcatatgttggTCCACTAGAGTCAAGTCGTTTTGAGAGTGCAATATTGGGTAGTGGGCATACCTTCACAACTGCAAATGACTTAGCCACAAACAATGACTGTAATTAATCTTCTTGTTCCATGCAACTTCTTATCTAAATCCATGATAAATGCTTTCACTACATATTAATTAGGTCATTTCTATTTAATTTGTACTTTAAAACTTGTAGGTGGCATTCATTATGCGAATGCGCAATGCCCTtactcatgcaactcacatcTTCTTCCAAAACAATGGATTCCTTTATTTGCAAGTGTCCATTATCACAACCATTGATGCTGAAGGATTCAACGAGAGGTTCATTATTACGATGCTTTTAGGTAAATGAACTGCAAAGGTGGAGCCAAAGTGTGTCCATGAAACCGAAGGTTTTAGCCTTGAAGCGCTTAAGGTTGCTATCAAGGAGAAGAGTAAGTTAGTTAAAGAGTTTAAGAGAAGTGACCAATGAAGCACTGATTGTTGCACTTGGGATCTTCAAAAAACAAATGCACTAGCACAACAGTTGGAATCAAGCGAAAAACTTCACCCAAAAgcttcttgaaaaaaaaaaaaaacagattgtTAACCATTGGGCATAATAGTGGTTGACTAGTACATGTAAGGGTTGTCGTTTTTTTGTTGATcatattattagttttgtttgaAGTGGTCTGTAGCAAAAATAAGGGCCGACCCTTTAGTTCATAATTAGTctcattgtttttcttatttaaaattggTTTTGTGTTATGTGGGCAGTCGCTAAAAGGAAGGTTGACCCATTGTTTAATAGGAAGGTGTTCGAATGTGGACACTATACCCTTAGAAGCAATgtaacttgttttaaaaataataataacattattttAGTATGGTATATTTAGAAGTCAAACTAAGGGCGCACCCTTCATTTCAGAGGCATGCCTATGTGCGAAGGCATTATACTGGTATGCTATATGTAGAAGGCAAACTAAGGGCACACCCTTTGTTGCAAAGGCATGTCATGGGTATGATAACATTATTTTGGTATGCTATATACAGTACGCAAACTAGGGGCGCACCCTTTATTTAAGAGGCATGCCTATTGGTAAGCTATGTGCAATAGTCAAACTAGGGGTGCACTCTTCATGCAAGATGAATGAATGTGAGTGAAAACTTAAATTTGTTATGCTATGTGCAATAGAAAAAAGATAAGCATGCCTCTTGTCTATGGCATGCCTTTAAAGTGATTAGATTTGATGTGTGGGTTAGGCAGTAAGGCAAATGGAGGCGTGCCCAAAGCTAGAAAGGTTGGCCCTTGACATTCATATCAAATAAGTGGCCaccatataaataaataaataaaagtaatgcATTATTTGATGTTTGGTAGAGATCCATATGTTCCAATGTTTAGCACATTAATGTCATAGCATCAAGTGTTATTGAAGTTGAGTTGAATTGTTCATGATTTACATGAGGCATTAATATCTAATGGCTATAGGTGTGAATAAGACTATTGTTATAGGTAACTAGTTTTGGTAGGGTTAGTTACAAATATTTATGTAAGCAATTAAATACCTAATGAGGTCAACATAGGGGATTAAAATAATCTAagcttattttataaaagatgtACGCATTTTTGTAAGGAATATATGTGTTTGTGTGTAAAACAATAGATGTATGTCAATTCCTCATAAGAATAGATAGATTAAAGTACGAGGCCATCAGGTCTCAAATTGACGTTAAAAAAATGTACGTAACTTTCATCAAGTTAATAAGGAACACAGTTAAAAAAATCTACGTACCTTTCATCAAGTTAATAAGGAACCCAATCATCTTAGAGATATACGTAAGACTATGGAAGATGTACGTAGGGTTCTCATACGCGGAGGAATGGATGTACAAAATCTTCTTAAGGATGCAACTAGGGTCTGAAAAGTCCATTCGGGGGTAGGAAATGGCTTCTCATCACTTCTTATGGATTCCTGGTAGCATGAGGCTTTGAAATACCAAATTTTgataaggatgtaccaaattttaagAATGATGTACAAAATggtgtaaaggatgtaccaaattttaagAATGATATACCAAATggtgtaaaggatgtaccaaatttcataaaagatTTACCAAGGGTTCAAAAGTCGGTTCAAGAGTGGGGAACGACATCCCATCACTTAACACGGGTCCCTAAAAGAAATAATGGATCATAAGTGATAAGATAAGGGTCTTAGTAGCATTAGGattgaatgtaccaaattttataaaggatgtaccaagggtttcaAAGTGTGTCCCGAGGTGGGgatcaacctccaatcacttccggATGAGTTaccaaatgaaataataaaccATATTGATGAGATGGGGGTCCTAGTAGCattaggattggatgtaccaaattttataaagaatgtaccaaattttgtaaaggatgtaccaagggttccaaagtgcatcCCGGTGTGGGGAACAACCACCAATCACTTCTGAATGGGTTCCTAAATGAAATAATGGATCATATGAGATGAGATGGGGGTCCTAGTAGCATCAGGATtagatataccaaattttataaaggacgtaccaaattttgtaaatgatgtaccaagggtttcaAAATGTGTCtcaaggtggggatcgacctccaatcacttctgAATGGGTTTCCAAATGAAATAATGGGTCATATATGATGAGATGGGGGTCCCAATGCATtaggattggatgtactaaattttataaagaatataccaaattttataaaggatgttCAAAGTGCGTCCCAAGGTGGGATCCGGCCTCCAATCACTTTCGTATGAGTTcccaaatgaaataatataccATACAAATGACGGGAGGGAGGGAAATTTTGCTATTGTTGGATGGTACTTCAAGCCAAACGTCAAGACACACCAAGGTTCTAGAGGCATGGCCTTGACTTTAAGCCCAGATGCCAGAGAGGCTAGCCTCTCTACGTTGTTGGTAGATGCTTATTAAAGTTTCATGAGGAACCTCTGTGTTTTCAAATATGACTTGGGGACGGAGCATTCCCACTCAAGAAACCAAAATCTGTGCTAGGCTTGGTTCATAAGAGTACACGATCACCAAAAATTCTTCCCCCTGATGGTGGGCTAACCTTGTGCCTAATTATCAATTCGGTTCAAACTATTACGTCTGATGGTGACAAAAGTCAATTTCTCTATTGTCTCACCTCATCACGACCCAAGGAAAATTGGCTTTAAACCCTTATGCCTCTCATCAATGGAGGCTTATGTACTTGTAATTAGTACATTAAGCCCTAAAAATTTCAGCTGGttggattaaaaaatttagCATATCATAAAACATTCTGATTACTTTGTAGGAACTTTTGGGAAATCTCAGTGGCTGAGATGAGAACTTCACATCCTTACCAACAACATGTATGACACTAaagtaaattgaaaaaatacaCACCTCACTATTAGGTTGTTTCCAAATGGTAAAACATTATGACTAGTAACTAGGAAATACGTTAATTCAAGGTTTCGAGCAGTCAAAAACCACATTAACCTTAGAAATCAagttcattctttttatttaagtatatcTGAGATTGCCTAATATATTCAGCCTACCTAGGATATAGTTCAGAAATCGATGTTTCATTCAGAGACCATGGCGTTGACTTGCTTGCAGATTGATCTGATTCCAGTGCATTTATTGGAAAGCCCGACTGCGTCCCACTGCGAATGAAGAATGCTGGTTGTTGAGGCAATGGTAGAGTAACAGAGTAACTGCTGAGCATGAGGACTACTGATGCCATGGATGGTCTGTCATCAGGATCTTCTTGAACACATAATAAACCCATATGTATGCATCTAATGACTTCATTTCTTGCGTAAGAGTCCCCCATCATTGGGTCCATCAATTCCAGGGGTGTACCATCCCTCCAAAGTTTCCATGCCTGGTTCCATTCATCAACTATTATTAGATATTCaactatattttttctttaactctAGAGGTGATGGTAATGAGATtgcaaaatcaatgaaaataaaaataatccaaTGTTATATTCACACTCACATAGCTTGGAAGGCCCTCAGTTTGGCCTGATTCATAGAAGCTACCGTTCTTCTTGCCACTTATTATCTCCAAAACGAGGACACCAAAACTATATACATCTGACTTGGCAGAGAAGTGTCCACGTATTGCATACTCGGGAGACATGTAGCCACTACAAGCTAGCAACATCAGTATAGAAATCTAATTTAAGGAAAACCTTAAAATTATGTTGCAGTTTGAAGCATATCATTGTAAAACTCTTTGACCTTAATGAAGTAGTATAAAAAGCATAGCTGGTAAAACCAGTCAAAGCATATAGTGGTAACTTGTGGAAGATAACAGAGACATTGCACCTTGAAGGTCGTTTTTTTTTAGCTCTCAAAATTATTGtagtttcttttctttagtAGCTTGGGGTTTATGGAATGGAACAactaataaattcaatatagtACTAGATTATGAAACAAATTTTGGGCTCTGAACTTACTATGTGCCAACAACTCTGTTGGTATTTCCTTGAGTTTGATctactccaaaaatccttgccATGCCAAAATCCGAAATTTTTGGGTTCATATCACCATCTAACAAAACATTGCTGGCTTTTAGATCACGGTGTATAACTCTGAGCCGAGAATCTTCATGAAGATAAAGAACCCCTCGAGCTATTCCTCCAATAATATTATACCGTCTTGACCAATCCAGTTGTCCTTGTTTATCAGGATCTATGTTTTCATCAAACCAAATGTTAAAAGTTAGAATAAAGTATTGGtcatctaatatttttaaacaaaaatggaaCTAGGGAATTTGATTAGTGAGATTTAAACACAATTTGATTCCATTTGAGGAACTTAAAATTGACAAGTAGAAGTAAAGGCAGGATGTGGCAGACCAAACACAAAGCAGTCAAGGCTTTTGTTGGGCACATATTCATAGACAAGTATCTTCTCTTCCCCTTCCAAGCAAAATCCCAATAACCTCACTAGGTTTCTGTGTTGAAGCTTGGCTACCAATACAATCTCATTCTTGAATTCTACTGCACCTTGCCCAGAACTTCTAGATAGCCTCTTTATAGCAATTTCTTGTCCACTAGAAAGTGTACCCTGATAACATGCAAGAGGCATTTaaatttttgggaagagtccttaCTTTCGAGTGCATCTGAAGTTTGATAGTGTTAGGCTACATAATGAACCACATTTATAGAGTTCTACCTTGTATACATCACCAAATCCACCTTGACCAATCTTGTTGTCATCAGAGAAGTTATTTGTAGCAGCTTGAAGTGTACCAAAATCAAATTGCAATGACTGCACAGTCGTGATATCATTCTCCACtgccaaaagaataaaaaaaggaaaaaaaaagaggggttTCTATGTTCAACATTAATTGTAAATATCACTACTACAAGAAACAGAGGATCCTTTGGATTAGGTGCTAATATCTTACCATTTTCCTCT includes the following:
- the LOC117910847 gene encoding cysteine-rich receptor-like protein kinase 10, with the translated sequence MVPPRFNITLLFLCMLGLLRYLTLSPAAALTYLNNSCPQTPNTTAAISPNTTYQTNLNLLLSFLSSNATIDSGFYNATVGREPSDVVYGLFLCRGDLSPQLCQECVWAATNKSRDQCQGIKAAVVWYDECILHYSNQSIFSTLIEEPILMMRNTVNLTDPDGFNRTLQGIMDSIRTQAVNDQSGKKYYATKEENYLAPQMVQRVYSLVQCTPDLSATQCNLCLLGVKDYLQECCSARQGARVVFPSCSFRYEFYPFYTAEAGAESPAPTPLLLPPAPPSQPTTEGKGGISSQTIITIVVPTVVSVGIFYILCYCFISRKARKKYNTTEEENVENDITTVQSLQFDFGTLQAATNNFSDDNKIGQGGFGDVYKGTLSSGQEIAIKRLSRSSGQGAVEFKNEIVLVAKLQHRNLVRLLGFCLEGEEKILVYEYVPNKSLDCFVFDPDKQGQLDWSRRYNIIGGIARGVLYLHEDSRLRVIHRDLKASNVLLDGDMNPKISDFGMARIFGVDQTQGNTNRVVGTYGYMSPEYAIRGHFSAKSDVYSFGVLVLEIISGKKNGSFYESGQTEGLPSYAWKLWRDGTPLELMDPMMGDSYARNEVIRCIHMGLLCVQEDPDDRPSMASVVLMLSSYSVTLPLPQQPAFFIRSGTQSGFPINALESDQSASKSTPWSLNETSISELYPR